A section of the Deltaproteobacteria bacterium genome encodes:
- a CDS encoding ABC transporter permease, whose protein sequence is MSTLNVRLLYTLAWRNVWRNHRRTFVILVAIAFGIWSMVTLAAIMRGMIEQQVRNAINNLTGHIQVHAVGYRDDPVVDNSMPPPAPHMVEVLRGEHVRAWSTRVSVPAVVASERESAGVTLVGVDPEAEHGLSFIAKAVTEGRYLKSPGDHGVLLGRKLAERLETSLGKRVVVMSQDVDNEIADRGFRVVGIFDANMEATETGYVFTGRSVAQEMLRLGENISELAVVARDRQDLSAVLQLLVRVAPGLDIQPWTKLEPLLVLTVKMYEATMLIWFVVVFLAMSFGLINTLLMAVFERTREIGLFQALGMRPGFLLSQVLLESLMVLMIGLFMGNVLAWGTIAFLADGLNLSAFAEGLEWAGISSVIYPLISASDVISANLLVVVLGIVASLYPAWRAARRVPVEAITRT, encoded by the coding sequence ATGAGTACTCTGAACGTCAGGTTGCTATACACCCTGGCCTGGCGAAATGTGTGGCGCAACCATCGGCGCACGTTTGTGATACTGGTGGCTATTGCCTTTGGCATATGGTCCATGGTGACATTGGCGGCCATTATGCGTGGCATGATCGAACAACAGGTGCGCAATGCCATAAACAATCTGACCGGGCACATCCAGGTGCACGCTGTTGGCTATCGTGATGATCCCGTCGTCGATAACAGCATGCCCCCACCTGCTCCTCACATGGTGGAGGTTCTGCGCGGGGAGCATGTAAGGGCCTGGTCCACAAGGGTAAGCGTGCCGGCTGTGGTGGCGAGCGAACGGGAGTCTGCGGGTGTTACACTTGTGGGCGTCGATCCTGAGGCCGAACACGGACTGTCTTTTATCGCAAAGGCGGTAACCGAAGGGCGGTATTTGAAATCTCCCGGCGATCATGGTGTGCTCCTGGGTCGCAAGCTGGCCGAACGCTTGGAAACCTCTTTGGGTAAACGAGTTGTTGTGATGAGTCAGGACGTCGATAATGAAATTGCCGACCGGGGTTTTCGCGTTGTGGGCATTTTTGACGCAAATATGGAGGCCACTGAGACCGGTTATGTCTTTACTGGCCGGTCGGTTGCACAGGAGATGTTGAGGCTGGGTGAGAACATCTCAGAACTGGCGGTGGTTGCGCGTGACCGCCAGGATCTGAGTGCCGTGTTGCAGCTCCTTGTCCGTGTGGCTCCGGGACTTGATATCCAGCCGTGGACCAAGCTGGAGCCATTGCTCGTGTTGACAGTGAAGATGTACGAGGCCACCATGCTCATCTGGTTTGTAGTCGTGTTTCTGGCCATGTCGTTCGGTCTGATCAATACATTGCTTATGGCCGTGTTCGAGCGGACGAGAGAAATTGGGCTGTTCCAGGCGTTGGGGATGCGCCCTGGGTTCTTGCTCAGCCAAGTATTGCTGGAGTCTTTGATGGTGTTGATGATCGGCCTGTTTATGGGCAATGTGCTTGCCTGGGGGACAATTGCTTTCCTTGCCGACGGTCTGAATCTTTCCGCTTTTGCCGAGGGCCTTGAGTGGGCTGGAATAAGCAGCGTGATCTACCCGCTTATTAGCGCGTCAGACGTGATTTCGGCCAATCTTCTGGTTGTCGTTTTAGGTATCGTTGCCAGCTTATACCCGGCCTGGCGTGCGGCCCGTCGTGTGCCGGTGGAGGCAATTACCAGGACTTGA
- a CDS encoding ABC transporter ATP-binding protein — MEQNVICRGLSKTYQQGAIIVEALSGIDLDVPKGDFVCLSGPSGSGKTTLLNLVGGLDAPTGGEVTVAGQRVDLMSQAQLATMRLMHLGFVFQAYNLIPVLTARENVEFVMQLQGIDRKKRRARARAILEDVGLKGLESRRPAQLSGGQQQRVAVARAMVSGPSLVLADEPTANLDSHNGEMLLELMRKMNEGRGVTFIIATHEQLVMDHARRLIKLHDGRIVSDELQR, encoded by the coding sequence ATGGAACAGAATGTGATTTGCAGAGGGCTTTCCAAGACTTACCAGCAGGGTGCCATCATCGTAGAAGCCCTCTCGGGAATTGATCTGGATGTGCCAAAGGGTGATTTCGTCTGTCTTTCCGGGCCGTCGGGCTCGGGCAAGACCACGCTGTTAAATCTTGTTGGCGGGCTGGATGCGCCCACTGGGGGTGAAGTCACTGTGGCAGGCCAGCGCGTTGATTTGATGAGCCAGGCACAGCTTGCAACCATGCGCCTTATGCATCTGGGTTTTGTGTTCCAGGCCTATAATCTCATCCCGGTTCTTACCGCCCGGGAAAATGTGGAATTCGTGATGCAACTTCAGGGGATAGACCGAAAGAAACGGCGTGCCAGGGCCAGGGCCATTCTCGAGGATGTCGGCTTGAAAGGATTGGAAAGCCGTAGGCCCGCACAACTTTCCGGCGGCCAGCAGCAGCGCGTGGCTGTGGCCCGTGCCATGGTCTCCGGGCCAAGTCTTGTGCTGGCAGACGAACCGACCGCCAACCTGGATTCACACAACGGGGAGATGCTCCTGGAACTCATGCGCAAGATGAACGAAGGCCGCGGCGTAACTTTTATTATTGCAACACACGAACAACTGGTCATGGATCACGCAAGACGGCTCATAAAACTGCATGACGGTCGCATCGTTTCTGACGAACTTCAGCGTTGA